A genome region from Gemmatimonadota bacterium includes the following:
- a CDS encoding DUF1552 domain-containing protein, protein MNIVSELLQARVNRRHFLQGAGVALSLPFLESSMVYGATNPRRLVCVGNHLGFWPGGFFPEQSGKDYETSLTLKYIDSHRNDFTIFSNLDHGTGGGHSGVHVFLSSIRKEEAAGFPEKNMTLDQVAAEYVGSTTRFPSITAGLGRGTDMVWTRSGVNVAPINNPARIFQALFVQNDEAMRNAERRTLSNRGSVLDALLASAKTLDGQLNAADRGKLDQYLTSVRDVERRLQMSREWLDKPKPESPIEPVEDLERMQIEEMPLFYDLLTLALQTDSTRVVTFEIPMGFKTSELNLGGYHGLSHHGKDEGRLKDLQIVEKYLLTQFDRFLDRLKEA, encoded by the coding sequence ATGAACATCGTTTCTGAACTTTTACAAGCGCGGGTTAATCGCCGACACTTCTTACAGGGTGCAGGCGTGGCACTATCTCTGCCCTTCTTAGAAAGCAGCATGGTGTACGGTGCGACAAATCCGAGGCGTCTGGTCTGCGTGGGCAATCATCTGGGATTTTGGCCGGGCGGATTTTTCCCCGAGCAGTCCGGCAAGGACTATGAGACGAGCCTGACGCTGAAGTATATCGATTCACACCGAAATGATTTTACTATCTTTTCAAATCTCGATCACGGTACGGGCGGTGGACACTCCGGCGTACACGTGTTTCTGAGCAGCATACGCAAGGAAGAAGCCGCAGGTTTTCCCGAAAAGAATATGACGCTGGACCAGGTCGCGGCTGAGTATGTGGGCAGTACAACGCGCTTTCCCTCAATTACCGCAGGGCTGGGCAGAGGTACAGACATGGTATGGACGCGGTCGGGCGTAAATGTGGCACCGATTAACAATCCCGCCCGCATTTTTCAGGCTTTGTTTGTACAGAATGATGAAGCTATGCGAAACGCAGAGCGGCGTACGTTATCAAATCGGGGCAGTGTGCTTGACGCCTTGCTCGCATCGGCAAAAACACTCGACGGGCAGTTGAATGCGGCGGACCGCGGTAAGCTCGATCAATATCTGACTTCGGTGCGCGATGTCGAACGTCGCCTGCAAATGTCGCGCGAATGGCTCGACAAACCCAAGCCAGAATCTCCGATTGAACCCGTGGAAGACCTCGAACGGATGCAAATTGAGGAAATGCCGCTTTTTTATGATCTGCTAACGCTGGCATTACAGACAGACTCGACACGGGTTGTGACCTTTGAAATCCCCATGGGCTTTAAGACGTCCGAACTCAACCTCGGAGGATATCACGGCCTTTCGCATCACGGCAAGGACGAGGGGCGATTGAAAGACCTGCAGATTGTGGAAAAATATTTGTTGACTCAGTTTGATCGGTTTCTGGATCGCCTCAAAGAAGC
- a CDS encoding HAD-IA family hydrolase, which yields MTNVILTDLDGVIRIWSPEIHLTAERATGLPEGAIPGTAFLDNLLPLVITGQISDDEWRRRIADLLSQDFPEANAERAVELWSASPGEVNSEILGILRACRKKAQLVLISNATSRLSSDLRQLGIAGDFDYIINSSEVGFTKPDPNIYFAALATVGAIPNQALFIDDNAGHVAAATRLGIAGHTYAGADDLRQKLNHLRLLQ from the coding sequence ATGACAAATGTAATTTTGACAGACCTCGATGGGGTAATTCGGATCTGGTCCCCTGAAATACATCTGACGGCGGAACGAGCAACTGGATTACCTGAGGGAGCCATCCCCGGAACTGCGTTCTTAGATAACTTGCTCCCCCTGGTAATCACAGGACAAATCTCTGACGATGAGTGGCGTCGGAGAATTGCGGACCTGCTCAGCCAGGACTTTCCAGAAGCCAATGCTGAGCGCGCGGTTGAACTCTGGTCCGCATCGCCAGGAGAAGTCAATTCGGAGATCCTGGGGATCTTGCGGGCTTGTCGAAAGAAGGCTCAGTTAGTCCTCATCAGCAATGCGACATCAAGATTATCCTCAGACCTTCGGCAACTGGGCATCGCCGGGGATTTCGACTACATCATCAACTCCTCAGAGGTCGGGTTTACAAAACCCGATCCCAACATCTACTTCGCAGCCCTGGCTACCGTGGGCGCAATTCCGAACCAGGCTCTGTTCATAGACGACAACGCCGGGCATGTGGCAGCAGCGACCAGATTGGGTATAGCCGGACACACTTATGCTGGAGCCGACGATCTTCGGCAGAAGCTGAATCATCTGAGACTTCTTCAATAA
- a CDS encoding methyltransferase domain-containing protein has translation MKFDERDLYTGLSALHWATISTSDPRIDKSFYKGILEKAGSKALELGCGAGRLLLTFLQEGFDVQGVDISGDMLSVCRQHANAMGLDPVLYEQQMQQLDLPDRFNAIYIPCGGFQCVMGRRAALETLRRCHAHLEPGGILAFNVAPAHSFYYWGSKEIHAWPGEWKQIANKELEDGKRLLVYHHKIFEDTVAQYAVRERRYELYEGDRLIKEEIHTGQTHWYHRNELMWMLELAGFQDVDVKGDWTDETLNSEHEKEMIFIATKNGDK, from the coding sequence ATGAAATTCGATGAACGAGATCTATATACTGGACTCTCCGCACTTCATTGGGCTACGATATCGACGTCAGATCCCCGCATAGACAAGTCATTCTACAAAGGCATCCTTGAGAAAGCTGGAAGTAAGGCCCTGGAACTGGGATGCGGAGCGGGGCGGTTACTACTGACCTTTTTGCAAGAAGGATTTGATGTACAGGGGGTGGACATTTCGGGCGATATGCTATCTGTATGTCGCCAGCATGCGAACGCGATGGGGCTGGACCCCGTGCTCTACGAGCAGCAGATGCAGCAGTTGGATCTCCCCGATCGATTTAATGCCATCTATATCCCGTGCGGTGGTTTCCAGTGTGTAATGGGGCGGCGAGCGGCATTGGAAACGCTCCGCCGATGCCACGCTCATTTGGAGCCTGGTGGGATTCTCGCCTTTAATGTTGCCCCAGCCCATAGTTTTTATTACTGGGGGTCCAAAGAGATACACGCGTGGCCCGGCGAGTGGAAACAGATCGCCAATAAGGAGCTTGAAGACGGAAAGCGCCTACTGGTTTACCACCACAAAATTTTTGAAGATACGGTGGCGCAATATGCTGTCCGAGAACGGCGATATGAACTATACGAAGGCGATCGTCTCATAAAGGAGGAGATTCACACCGGACAGACGCACTGGTACCATCGAAATGAACTGATGTGGATGCTGGAATTGGCAGGCTTTCAAGATGTCGATGTCAAAGGCGATTGGACAGACGAGACCCTGAATTCCGAACACGAAAAAGAGATGATCTTCATTGCTACCAAGAATGGGGATAAGTGA
- a CDS encoding aldo/keto reductase — MKRRALGNTGVNVSELGLGTAFMSDQGQQGVNECIALAVDRGVNYFDTAAAYGKGKDERMLGEALRGRREKVFLATKVGGVEDPGGHRKVNSLMRQFEESLGRLQTDYVDLIQLHEADQRKWWSDDPVPKEIAISHGGPLIIDEEEYDFPAAPCLEFLRIAKKQGKARFIGITGKDARRLARLVSATELDSMMVAHQYNPIYRNATRFLLPLTEEEGVGVVGGAMFMKGWLAVARSDWRDHLPEWMDESFHRAYCKYLDIQASSGLELPELTLRWLLPEQRLKCIVTGFKNPHEVESNIDAIERGPLPADLQSEIDAIGIIHPLLYQGRTTI, encoded by the coding sequence ATGAAGCGTCGAGCACTTGGAAATACGGGAGTGAATGTCAGCGAACTTGGCCTGGGCACAGCTTTTATGTCTGACCAGGGCCAACAGGGAGTAAACGAATGTATAGCCCTGGCAGTTGACCGGGGGGTCAATTACTTCGATACGGCTGCCGCCTATGGCAAAGGCAAAGATGAGCGTATGTTAGGTGAGGCATTGCGTGGTCGCCGGGAAAAGGTATTCTTGGCGACCAAGGTAGGTGGTGTAGAAGATCCGGGAGGACACCGCAAAGTCAATTCTCTCATGCGACAATTTGAAGAGAGTCTGGGCAGACTTCAGACCGACTATGTGGATCTGATCCAGCTACATGAGGCAGATCAGCGAAAGTGGTGGTCAGATGATCCTGTGCCTAAAGAGATTGCCATATCCCACGGAGGACCGCTGATTATAGACGAGGAAGAGTATGACTTTCCGGCGGCGCCTTGTTTGGAGTTTCTTCGCATTGCAAAGAAACAAGGCAAGGCACGCTTCATCGGCATCACGGGTAAAGATGCGCGACGCCTTGCTCGGCTGGTCAGCGCCACTGAACTGGACTCAATGATGGTCGCACACCAATACAATCCAATTTATCGCAACGCTACTCGCTTTCTGCTTCCCCTTACCGAAGAAGAGGGCGTAGGAGTGGTTGGTGGTGCGATGTTTATGAAGGGCTGGCTTGCCGTTGCCAGGTCAGACTGGCGTGACCATCTGCCCGAATGGATGGATGAAAGTTTCCACCGCGCGTATTGCAAATACCTGGACATCCAGGCATCATCGGGCCTGGAGTTGCCGGAACTCACCCTGCGCTGGCTACTGCCTGAGCAACGTCTCAAATGTATCGTAACTGGCTTCAAAAATCCGCATGAAGTCGAATCGAATATCGACGCCATTGAGCGTGGTCCCCTCCCCGCCGATCTCCAGTCTGAGATTGACGCGATTGGGATCATACATCCATTACTGTATCAGGGAAGAACGACAATCTGA
- a CDS encoding alpha-L-fucosidase, translated as MADQYEPNWESLTSYEIPDWVNDSKFGIYAHWGPYSAAAFGNEWYARNMYIEGSPEHAHFVSRFGDLSKVGYKEWIPRFTAENFDPEQWAEIIAGSGAQYAGISLVHHDGFLLWDCKVNRWNAANMGPKRDLYGDLVAELRKKGLRISATFHHMRTFNWYLPGSSTLGEAPSESEIEQAKSKGWDLFDPEYADLYWNAVTGKYEDFLEEWKKKIIEVFDNYQPDLTWFDGGRFREGPAQDAVCTVLAHYFNRSLKWGKGVTVLNKLPTNGKFNFPRELGMLTFEQGRDRLPGIERPWIDDINIAERSWGYIEGQKYRSAAYILKSLIDAVSRGGGIFLSLAPMADGTIPDGQVKVLGEIGEWLSVNSEAIHGTRPWRIQTEGNVERIWEQGKRWRYHLCDETDIRFTCTKDALYAIVMGCPKGDTYHIGTLRPITRIGDGDIRSVRLLGCDQPLTWNQNNDGLHIDLPNEKPNDQAYAFKIEIDGEIDLEM; from the coding sequence ATGGCAGATCAATATGAACCCAATTGGGAATCCCTCACCAGTTATGAAATACCCGATTGGGTAAATGATTCTAAGTTTGGCATTTATGCACACTGGGGACCATACTCGGCAGCGGCATTTGGCAACGAGTGGTATGCACGCAATATGTATATCGAAGGTTCACCTGAGCACGCGCATTTTGTGTCGCGATTTGGAGATCTTTCAAAGGTGGGATACAAAGAATGGATTCCGCGGTTTACAGCAGAAAATTTCGATCCAGAACAGTGGGCTGAAATTATTGCTGGCTCAGGTGCGCAGTATGCAGGTATTTCACTGGTTCATCACGATGGGTTTTTGCTGTGGGATTGCAAAGTGAATCGATGGAATGCTGCAAACATGGGGCCCAAACGCGATTTGTATGGTGATCTGGTTGCAGAACTCAGAAAAAAGGGCTTGCGCATTTCAGCTACATTTCACCATATGCGCACGTTTAACTGGTATTTGCCAGGCAGCAGCACGTTAGGCGAAGCGCCTTCTGAATCGGAGATTGAGCAAGCGAAAAGTAAGGGATGGGATCTCTTTGATCCTGAGTATGCAGACTTGTACTGGAATGCTGTGACGGGTAAATACGAAGATTTTCTGGAAGAGTGGAAAAAGAAAATCATAGAAGTGTTTGACAACTATCAACCAGATCTCACCTGGTTTGATGGCGGACGTTTCCGTGAGGGGCCAGCACAAGATGCAGTTTGTACTGTGCTGGCACATTATTTTAACAGGAGCCTGAAGTGGGGCAAAGGCGTTACTGTGCTGAATAAGCTGCCTACGAATGGGAAGTTTAATTTTCCACGAGAATTGGGTATGTTGACATTTGAGCAGGGCCGTGATCGTTTGCCGGGAATAGAGCGACCCTGGATTGATGACATCAATATCGCAGAACGTTCGTGGGGGTATATTGAAGGACAAAAGTATCGCTCTGCTGCATACATTTTAAAGAGCCTGATTGATGCCGTAAGCCGAGGTGGCGGTATTTTTCTTTCTCTTGCACCTATGGCAGATGGCACGATTCCCGACGGGCAGGTAAAAGTGTTGGGTGAGATCGGCGAATGGCTCAGTGTGAATAGCGAGGCGATTCACGGTACGCGTCCATGGCGCATACAAACGGAGGGCAATGTCGAGCGAATATGGGAGCAGGGCAAGAGATGGCGGTATCATTTGTGCGATGAAACAGATATTCGCTTTACCTGTACAAAAGATGCGCTCTATGCTATCGTAATGGGGTGCCCAAAGGGCGACACGTATCACATTGGAACACTCCGCCCTATCACTCGCATTGGCGATGGCGATATTCGATCTGTTCGATTGCTTGGATGCGATCAGCCCTTGACCTGGAATCAGAATAACGATGGTTTGCACATTGATTTGCCCAACGAGAAACCAAATGATCAGGCGTATGCATTTAAGATTGAGATAGATGGTGAGATTGATTTAGAGATGTAA
- a CDS encoding LD-carboxypeptidase, whose amino-acid sequence MKPSLTKPPKLQEGDKVATVSLSWGGPGLIPHRYEAGKKQLEEAFGLVVIEMPHTLREPKWLSENPKARADDLMEAFSNSEIKGIISTIGGDDSIRILRHLDLDLIRKNPKPFVGYSDTTVSHFACLKAGIVSFYGPAIMAGFAENGGLFPYMVNSVRRTLFDSGNIGEIPENRDGWTVERLDWANPANQKRKRILQDSAGWQYLQGEGQKEGHLIGGCLEVLDWIKSTDVWPNKEVWEGAILFIETSEETPPPSTVTRFFRSLAAMDILPSLSGILFGRPGGHELSPDSFHAYDDAIFQIVADEEGLTSLPIITQMDFGHTDPMFVLPYGIQAEIDSDWRKFTILENAVESD is encoded by the coding sequence ATGAAACCATCGCTTACTAAACCACCAAAGCTTCAAGAGGGAGATAAGGTAGCCACTGTATCTCTGTCATGGGGTGGACCGGGGCTAATTCCACATCGATATGAAGCTGGAAAAAAACAACTGGAAGAAGCATTTGGCCTGGTCGTAATCGAGATGCCTCATACACTCAGAGAGCCAAAATGGCTCTCTGAGAATCCAAAAGCGCGTGCGGATGACTTGATGGAAGCCTTTTCAAACTCAGAAATCAAAGGAATTATATCGACTATTGGCGGCGATGACTCGATTAGAATTCTTCGTCACCTAGACCTTGATCTTATCAGGAAGAATCCAAAGCCCTTCGTGGGATATTCCGATACGACCGTTTCCCACTTTGCGTGCCTAAAGGCGGGCATTGTCTCCTTTTATGGTCCAGCAATTATGGCAGGATTTGCCGAGAACGGTGGGTTGTTTCCCTACATGGTGAACTCCGTTAGACGGACCTTATTTGATTCTGGAAATATTGGTGAAATACCGGAGAATCGAGATGGATGGACCGTCGAACGTCTTGACTGGGCAAATCCTGCGAATCAAAAAAGAAAGAGAATCCTTCAAGACTCTGCGGGTTGGCAGTATCTCCAGGGAGAAGGGCAAAAGGAAGGACACCTCATAGGTGGTTGCCTCGAAGTTCTCGACTGGATAAAAAGTACAGACGTTTGGCCTAACAAGGAAGTGTGGGAAGGCGCGATACTCTTTATCGAAACGTCTGAAGAAACACCGCCGCCAAGTACGGTAACCAGGTTTTTTCGGTCTCTTGCTGCGATGGACATTCTTCCATCTTTGAGTGGGATTCTCTTTGGAAGACCAGGTGGCCACGAGTTGTCGCCTGATTCGTTTCATGCTTATGACGACGCCATATTTCAGATAGTCGCTGACGAGGAAGGACTGACTTCGCTCCCCATAATTACGCAGATGGATTTCGGGCACACAGATCCGATGTTCGTTCTTCCGTATGGAATTCAAGCAGAAATCGACTCTGATTGGCGCAAGTTTACCATTTTGGAGAATGCAGTCGAATCTGATTGA
- a CDS encoding IS3 family transposase — protein MVGPLSVVRLAIFEYIEGWYNPHRRHSSIAYHAPMAYENLYQTQA, from the coding sequence TTGGTGGGTCCCCTATCAGTAGTTAGATTGGCTATATTCGAATATATTGAAGGGTGGTATAACCCACATCGTAGGCATTCTTCAATAGCTTACCACGCGCCGATGGCCTACGAAAATCTGTATCAAACACAGGCTTGA
- a CDS encoding alpha/beta hydrolase, producing the protein MPEPIFTLLRRTYAFKKTTDCDIHLDVYSSEAMTEISPAVVWIHGGALIMGSRENGQGHAARYVDAGYRVISIDYRLAPETKLPEIIADVRDAFGWIRSNADELGVDPARIGAVGHSAGGHLTLMTGTFDSKPRALVSFYGYGDLIGSWYSKPSPFYLKQRHIGREEAMEQIEPRAISEGRRPGTFYLYTRQQGIWPIKVSGFDPAKDPAFFTPYCPDQNIDANYPPTLLLHGTDDTDVPYELSVRMQNRLKEAGVDHEMVTIEGGGHGFDGRWWDPQVKAAFARVLEFLDNHLN; encoded by the coding sequence TTGCCGGAACCCATTTTCACACTCCTGCGCCGAACCTACGCCTTCAAGAAGACGACAGACTGCGACATCCATCTCGACGTGTATTCGTCAGAGGCGATGACCGAAATATCTCCCGCCGTAGTGTGGATTCATGGTGGTGCACTCATAATGGGCAGTCGAGAAAACGGTCAAGGCCATGCGGCTCGCTACGTGGATGCGGGATATAGGGTCATCTCGATCGACTACCGGCTCGCCCCGGAGACCAAACTACCAGAGATCATAGCAGACGTCCGCGATGCGTTTGGGTGGATTCGGTCGAACGCAGATGAACTCGGTGTCGATCCTGCGCGAATTGGCGCGGTCGGACATTCGGCAGGCGGTCACCTGACATTGATGACGGGCACGTTCGATTCGAAGCCCAGGGCCCTGGTGTCCTTCTATGGATATGGAGATCTGATCGGTTCGTGGTATTCAAAACCGTCCCCGTTCTACCTGAAGCAGCGACATATCGGGCGCGAAGAGGCGATGGAGCAGATCGAGCCGAGAGCGATTTCGGAAGGCAGACGTCCAGGCACGTTCTATCTGTACACGCGGCAGCAGGGCATCTGGCCGATCAAAGTCAGCGGCTTCGATCCTGCGAAGGATCCCGCATTTTTCACCCCCTACTGCCCAGATCAGAACATCGACGCGAACTATCCGCCAACGCTGTTGCTACACGGGACAGACGATACCGACGTTCCATACGAACTGTCTGTGCGTATGCAGAACCGCCTGAAGGAGGCCGGTGTGGACCACGAGATGGTCACAATTGAGGGCGGCGGCCACGGATTCGACGGACGCTGGTGGGACCCTCAAGTGAAAGCCGCCTTCGCGAGAGTATTGGAATTCCTGGACAACCACTTGAATTGA
- a CDS encoding ATP-binding protein: protein MDKLPSTITNSDLWANTLAPQENDESAAARERLRAAFTTCRQSAGLLTDEIRRDLPQLTLHNLTHIDALWETAGTILGPNYDITPAEGFVLGVAFLFHDLGMALPTVDGGIEALKADSRWKDLVTYEYQTSLEREPSAEEISNPEEEIYNRVLLSLLQQIHAANAERLAFTALSSEKGNDSIYLIDDLEVRQAFGRVIGQVAHSHWWDISKLDQQFQRTVGAAHWCPRDWTIDPLKVACILRCADAAQVDARRAPIYLKASTELPDTSADHWTFQEKFNKPYLEEDALVFTTNRAFNISEASAWWLCLETLRMVDKELGSVDALFADKGAPRFAAKRVAGIEDPERLVSYVQTDGWLPINATIHVTDLPRAIKSVGGEEMYGKHPEVALRELIQNASDAVCARRIYERRQADYGEIRVSLTQSSNSSHWLEVEDNGVGMSQFVLTNFLLDFGRSFWGSFEMQREFPGLLSSGIKQIGKYGIGFFSVFMLAEHVQVITRRSDSAAKDTLVLEFSRGLKGRPILREANNSEQLIDGGTKVRLQLQVDPSLSEGLLYDSYRKAPRKLSDICIELCPALEVDLFVEEDGVSQQVIRGGDWQTLDAFEFLKRIPVLDSERNFSHEDVDVFRRKAADNLRCLRDRSGNIIGRALVTVGFAGHIEPYIDLSGIVTIGGLKSCTLSGIAGVLVGMPLRASRDVAKPIVETDELKRWAQEQSTLVPSLWEEEKTQAACAQYIRLCGGDTENLPICLNKGNWYSATQIRSRKDLPHQVVLVDHFSIDYNFEHVEDYTLNDNVFVTQVGGIPGLLQSRVRWTEVHWPQDTNTNFFLGSGSPNLTLGGAVLESIAQAWDLNIKTIVQNNDLEREPKVAIGVTGNGRVLKERAIVVTKPNL from the coding sequence ATGGATAAATTGCCTTCAACTATAACTAATTCAGATCTTTGGGCAAATACTCTTGCTCCACAAGAAAATGACGAATCGGCTGCAGCGCGTGAGCGATTGAGAGCAGCGTTCACCACCTGCAGGCAAAGCGCCGGACTTCTCACAGATGAAATCCGGCGAGATCTTCCGCAGTTAACACTTCACAACTTGACTCATATTGATGCGCTATGGGAGACAGCAGGAACCATTCTTGGCCCGAACTACGATATAACGCCAGCCGAAGGCTTTGTTCTCGGAGTGGCTTTTCTCTTCCATGATCTTGGTATGGCTTTGCCTACTGTGGATGGCGGGATTGAAGCACTCAAAGCTGACTCCCGTTGGAAAGATCTTGTCACCTATGAGTACCAAACATCCTTAGAGCGTGAACCTTCTGCCGAGGAGATTTCGAATCCTGAAGAAGAAATCTATAACCGCGTCCTTTTGAGTTTGCTTCAACAGATTCATGCAGCTAACGCCGAACGACTTGCCTTCACTGCACTTTCGTCAGAAAAAGGTAATGATTCGATTTATTTGATAGATGACCTTGAGGTAAGGCAAGCTTTTGGTCGAGTCATAGGACAGGTCGCCCATAGTCACTGGTGGGATATTAGCAAGCTTGATCAACAATTTCAACGAACTGTTGGAGCAGCACATTGGTGTCCACGTGACTGGACTATCGATCCCTTAAAAGTCGCATGTATTTTAAGGTGTGCTGACGCAGCTCAGGTTGATGCACGGCGTGCTCCCATATACCTGAAAGCTTCAACTGAACTCCCAGATACATCGGCTGACCATTGGACATTCCAAGAAAAGTTCAACAAACCCTACCTTGAGGAGGATGCCCTTGTATTCACGACTAATCGTGCTTTCAATATATCTGAAGCATCTGCCTGGTGGCTCTGTCTGGAAACGCTACGCATGGTTGACAAAGAGCTTGGTTCTGTAGATGCGCTATTCGCAGACAAGGGGGCTCCGCGGTTTGCTGCGAAAAGGGTAGCCGGTATTGAGGATCCAGAACGCTTGGTTTCCTATGTACAAACTGACGGCTGGTTACCAATCAACGCAACTATTCATGTTACCGACTTGCCACGTGCGATCAAAAGCGTTGGCGGTGAGGAAATGTATGGAAAACATCCTGAGGTTGCACTTCGGGAGTTGATACAAAATGCATCTGATGCTGTGTGCGCTCGTCGGATTTATGAAAGACGACAAGCAGACTATGGAGAAATTCGCGTTTCATTAACCCAATCTTCCAATAGTTCTCACTGGCTCGAAGTCGAAGATAATGGTGTTGGCATGTCCCAATTCGTTCTCACAAATTTCCTGCTGGATTTTGGTAGATCATTTTGGGGATCCTTTGAAATGCAGCGAGAATTCCCAGGATTACTGTCTTCGGGCATAAAGCAGATCGGGAAATATGGTATCGGGTTTTTCTCCGTATTTATGCTTGCGGAACACGTTCAAGTGATAACCCGTCGCTCGGATTCAGCAGCAAAAGATACACTTGTACTCGAATTTAGCAGAGGGCTCAAGGGTAGGCCAATTTTACGTGAGGCCAACAATAGCGAGCAATTAATAGATGGTGGGACAAAAGTTCGCTTACAGCTTCAGGTTGATCCTTCTCTCTCAGAGGGATTGCTCTATGACTCGTATCGGAAGGCACCAAGAAAACTCTCGGATATATGTATTGAACTATGTCCAGCACTAGAGGTTGATTTGTTTGTGGAAGAAGATGGAGTATCTCAACAAGTGATACGAGGTGGTGACTGGCAAACATTAGACGCATTCGAGTTTCTCAAACGAATACCTGTTCTTGATTCGGAACGCAACTTTTCACACGAGGATGTGGACGTTTTTCGAAGAAAAGCAGCCGATAATCTCCGTTGCTTACGGGATAGAAGCGGAAATATTATAGGCCGCGCTTTAGTGACAGTCGGTTTTGCGGGTCACATTGAGCCATATATCGACTTATCGGGGATAGTTACCATTGGCGGTCTAAAATCCTGTACCTTGTCCGGCATTGCAGGTGTTTTAGTAGGCATGCCATTGCGTGCATCTCGTGATGTAGCAAAGCCCATAGTAGAAACTGACGAGCTAAAACGATGGGCACAGGAGCAAAGCACTCTCGTACCATCTCTTTGGGAAGAAGAAAAGACCCAGGCTGCCTGTGCTCAATATATCCGCCTTTGCGGCGGTGATACTGAAAATCTCCCCATCTGTCTAAATAAAGGTAATTGGTATTCTGCGACGCAAATCCGTTCGAGAAAAGACCTGCCCCATCAAGTTGTGCTTGTTGACCATTTTTCAATTGATTACAATTTCGAGCATGTAGAGGATTACACTCTTAATGATAACGTGTTCGTTACACAAGTCGGTGGGATACCTGGATTGCTACAATCCCGCGTTCGTTGGACGGAGGTTCATTGGCCGCAGGACACTAACACTAACTTTTTTCTCGGAAGTGGCTCTCCAAATCTAACCTTAGGCGGTGCGGTTCTCGAATCTATTGCCCAAGCTTGGGATTTAAATATTAAGACGATAGTTCAGAATAACGATCTGGAAAGAGAGCCGAAGGTTGCTATTGGGGTCACTGGCAACGGAAGGGTGCTCAAAGAAAGAGCCATTGTGGTCACAAAACCGAATTTATAA